The Lacerta agilis isolate rLacAgi1 chromosome 14, rLacAgi1.pri, whole genome shotgun sequence sequence AATGCAATGTGTGTGAGTGTATGTATGCTAAAGTAACAGGCAACAGTTCAACAGCTCTCATCTTTACCCCTCAAGATTCCCTTGTTTTGGGAGGAACCCTATAGACCGAGGGTGGGCAACTAGTCATGCCAGCATCTTTTGGGGCAGGCTGGAGTTCCTGCTTGCATTGCAGAACCCAGCAGCATCATAAAGGCTGCCCCCACACTCTGAACTGTTGCCCATCTCCTTtctgttaaatattttttaagagGGAGAATGAATGCTGTGAAGAAGTAGTTCTTCTAAAGCAAGTGTAACTTTGACCTGTAGCTGTGTTTTGAAAAGATGCTGTTGTTGAGAGGCGTGTTGTGAGCGGGGTGTATTAATTCTGTGTTCTTATTGTCACTGCAGCCACCTTTCTGATGGCTATTGCCACTGCTGGCTTGCAGCTGATCCTTATGCTTCCCCTTTACAACATCTCATTGTATGGTTGGTATAAGGGTTTGTATAATTGGTAAGAAACCGCAGTACCCAACACACTTCTATACACAAGCCAGGTCAAAGGCAGATGTTAGGTGACATGACTTAGTgtggaggtggggtggagggaaggaagaggaataTGTTTCTCTTCTGGCTTCTGCGCTGTTCTCTTGCTgtgtggaaggagaaggagaaatggGTTCCTTATGCTTGGTTGTTGGCCTTATATTTTGCAGCATAAATataatggggagggagggaagaataaTAGGTCAGCCCTCTCCAGTAGGGCTCAAATATCCTGAGTGAACCCTCCCTCTCCAAGACACACATGTGCTGTTTTATGCTCTGCACTCTGTGGGGCTGGATTGGCAATCATTAAACAACGCAGGCAGAAACAGTTTGCAAGTGAGAGTTATTTCAAAAATATCATTTTATCATGTTTACCCCAAGTAGGTAGGGGCTCCTCACTCCTTTTCAGACTGGCTAGACCAAAATGCTTCCTCTCAATCATTAACACACATAAGAAAGCATCACAGTATTTGAGGTCACTTTCTGAAATCTTCATGAGAATGTTAATCTTTCCACCTTTAATCACTGCTTACATTAATAGTGTAGACACAAGTGATGGTAAAGTCAGATGCTAATACGAGGCTCCCAAATATCCTTACAGACCTGGGTTAGATTGTGTTAGTGCTCTTTGGAAAGGACTGGGCTGTGTTAGTCCTCTTTGGAAAGGTGGGAAAACCCTAGACTACATCATTCTTAAACACTCCACCTTATATAAAAGCAAGCTGCAGCATATTAAGGTAGCCTTGTAATTTAGCACTTGCCTGATGTTTGTGGCCGGTGAAAATTGCCCAAAGAAGCACCTCCAGTGCCAGAGGGATAGAGCTACTCACACATAAGCGCCATTATTCTATCTTGAAAACAAGATAGCATCATAAAGCATGTATACCTGACTGTCTTCTCACTTTACTTGGACAGACACCCAGACTAGGTGCCTGGGCAGTGGAGTGACTGATAGCAGTGAGAGGTGGAGTGGTATTTGTAAGCTTAGGAATGAATGGGAAGCCATCCTCTGAACAATTATTTGCATGGTTGTATTAAGGGAGAGCAAACATCTATATCAACTACCACTTGAGTCAGTTCTTGAATTTAAGAGTTTGTACATTTGTGGAATGGAGGATTCTTCCCAGTTATTGGGTCACTTGTATCAGATTGAGACACGGGGCCTTACACAagttacattttaaatattttggctTTGGTGCTTTATTTCTAGGTACAGAAATTGCATTAACTAAAAATATTTTACCATGAGCCACCGCAACTTGCCCCTGGCCAAACTTGGAGGCAAATATCTTTGTTAGATGCTCCTGTTAATGTACATAATCCCTGAGTAGGCTGATGTGTGTTTCTTAGGAGGGAGTGCATTTTTATGCCTGTGCTCTTCGATTGATAGGAACCAGGACTGAGGATATTTGAGCTCTGCTTTTAGTTAGGAAGCTGATGGGTGGTTGGGTAGTTAGCAAGAGTGGGAGCACAAAGCTATGTCCTCTGGCTACCCTTGCAGGGCTTGCCAAAGCCGTAATGGGACCTGCAAGTGGGACACGGTTGGGATGTCTGTCTCAACAGAGGTTCTAAATCGTTGATCCCCCAATGTGGGTTTTAACATGCAAGCAGGCAACTATACCACTGTTGCTAGGTTCCTAATTATTGCTAGAGAAGGCAGTTCAGAGACATCACACATACCTTGCTGTTCTTTCTTGTTATCTTCTTTTCTGTCTGGCTCCTTTAGCTTAGATCTTTCAATTGTGTAGTATTTGGAGCCCTCAACCCTGCCTAATGCAGGCTATAGATAGGAATGCCAAGGTGGGGAGAGGCTTGGTAAAATTCAGGACTTACATCTGAAAAGGACCATCCTGTTGCCTCCCAGTATTTACGTTGGAAGGATGTGTTCCGTCAGAGGCCTTTAAGCTTTGGAGTATTGAAACTTAACAAGATTTAGATGGGGCCATTCAGCTTGCCATTGTCTGCAAGACAAGATCTAgaacagacataggcaaactctggccctccagatgtttgggactacaattcccatcatccctagctaacaggaccagtggtcagggatgatgggaattgtagtcccaaacatctggagggccagagtttgcctgtgcctgatctaGAATGTCAGAGGCAGCAATATATCACTAAATAGCAAACCATAAAGGCCAATGTGCATGTACTCTGCACCTGTACTTTGCTTTGGGGCACTGTTGGCTAGGTTGGAAAGTTAATTAAACAAGGAAAAACCCACCTTTGCCCTTGAAACTTAACTGCTGACCTCTGAATCCTAGGGGGAAAGCGGTAAGTGCTTCCCTTGGATCTGTTAAGGAACAGGAAAAAACAAGAGTGCCTATGAGTTTAGTATTGGAGCTATAAACTGCTTAGTGTGCTGATTAACAGGTGTTCGCTGTTGGCTCCTTGAGGGATTTGGTAGATTCTGAAAGCTCCCTCCTCAGCATTGCGATTATGTGTCTTCAGCAATCCAGAGCAGAGTGTTACTTTGCCAAATTCTGATAAGTAAGTGCTACTTACAGAAAGTCTCATACTCATCTTTTACATAGCAATCTTGTCACAAGATGGAGGGATTCCTTATACATTCTTTGTTGATTTGTTCTCATAAAGGTGTGCCCTTATAAAAAGGATGAGAGAGGTACAGTGAATGGAAATGCACACCTTGCGTGTCCTTGCCTCTTATTAGTTGTGCAAGCACATGAAAGCATGAAGAATTATTAGGAATCTCTTTGTGGTGAGATTTTTGTATGAAAAATGAATTCACCAATTTATCGTTTAGAGTATCGTGTGAACTGGCCTATCCTAGAGAGAAAAGTTTGAAGGTCTAACTTGGCATTGAAAAGCTTTGAAAAACCAGGGCTTGGTCATTGATGGGATACCAGAAAGGGCTTGAATAGTAACTCTTCAGGCCAACAGAGCTGTTCTAGGTGAGCTTCCCCAACatgtcagctgctgctgctcaaagCCCTTGAACGCCCTGAGAAAAGCTTGGGGATTTTTATGCTAGGGCCATTGTGCTTAATTATAAAAAGTCCCAGGAAGGTAAGATACAATGCAGAGGGTGGTTTCAGGTAAGCAATCTGGGACTCGCCCAACCATGGACTGACCTCTTCACTGGAGAAAAGGCCCAGCTTCGTCTCCTATCTTCAATAAAATGGTGGTGAATATGAGGAGCAGGGACGCTGACCCTTGCTGACTTTGGTCCACTGGCTGCCCATTTTGGAAATGAGCCATGAGGCTAACTTGGAGACTCAATTTGTAAGGGGTGGCGGTCTGTCATCGTGCCCCAAGATCCAAACTGACTGGCTTCTGATTCTCAGGGCTTCGAGGCCCAGGATGACATCTTTGCCATTGGTCATTGGACAAAGCCTGACTTGACGATGAAGATCTTGTCAAGCTCCACCTTCCACAGCTTTCTCTAGTAGCTGAACAATCTCcactttttgttctgtttttcttttttaatgaaggTTGGGGGGATGGCAGACCATTGGAAAATACATCCTCCTTCAAAGAAACTGATttttggacttaaaaaaaaaaaccagagcttttTTGCTGTGTACTGTTGCATCAGAATTTAGAACAGGTGAAATCGGAACAGGTGAAAATGTTTTGTGCAGTAATAAGTTAGAGCCAGTACTCTTTATTTCATGGAACCTTCTGCTTGAAATGGAGAGCTTCCAAGTCTTTTTTCTGAAGTAATATTTTCCCATTAAATGTATGTACATCAGAAGATTTTTGCCATTTGTTTCTGTAAGAAGGGAATTTCAGTCCTTTTTCCCCAGTTACCTATATGAGAACATCCTCCTTGAGCATATATGCatgagtgaggaaggggaaaatCCTCTATACCCACATTGAAGAGAGAGATAAACTCTTATCTTTTTTTATGTGCATGCTTAAGgataatgtttttaattttttctctAATACACAGTTTATGCACGTGGTTGGCTTTAAACCTTTCTAGTTAATTTTTTTGTGCTTTTCAACAAAATGCAGCCCCTGCATTTTTATCTAAAAATAACTTGTGCACACGTCCCCTACTCTTTTGAACTGCGCTTGTTCAATAAAAGTAAAATTTCATTCCTGAAAGTGTCCCCAAAAGGACATACATTCAACTCTCTtgctctatttttaaaagacacccagCACTTTGATAACTGATAATAAACAGTAGCAACATTTGGCTCTCTGAATTTGGTGATGGgcatgtttttaaaagggaatacTTCAGAAATTTGTGGATTGAAATCCTCTGGTAGTGTCTAGCGTTGCTTCACTGACCATGGGACCTACTGCCCACACCTGCATTATTGACCACATATAGGTGCCTTTAGTACATTTGAGGAGTAGTGGTGCGTGGGAGCCACAGAGCTTGCAAGGACCCCTTAAGGCATAAACTATCTTCAAGCTCTTAATTATGTAGCTTTGGGGAGTGGGGTGAGGCTGGGGGGGACTGGGGAGGGGCTggcatgggtggggtgggatcTGAGTGTCCGACTTCTGCTGCTGAGACAGGTAAGGCAGGGAAGGTCGGCTCAGCAGCTAAAATGCAAAACCCAAAATGCCGCCCCAGCCGGGGGCGCCCGGGCAGGGGGGAGCTGCGCCTCGGGCCCCAGCGCTAGCAGCCCGATGCAGTGAGTTTGAGGAGTTAAAAGTTGCAATGGTTTTGTAAGTAGTTTCTCCAGGTAaatgcttttatttcctttttacttGTTAGCTGTGCTCGCCCACCCTTCCTTTAGCAAGTGGCTTGAGAACATTTCCTCTCCCCTAAAAGTCGTCCTAGAGATTTGCAGTGGGTTTGAAAGCGGCATGGGTGAGGGGAGGGATAGTGGGTTAAACTGGGCTGGGAGTGTTGAGCGAGGGTGCCAGCCAGTTCCCTGAGTGTTTTTCCTTGTGCGTACTaccctcttccttccctgccaGACCTTTCACTCCCCTGTAACCTAGAAAGCATTTCTatatccctccccccttccccttcacCTGTTTGGTCCCCatccccccatttttatttctttatttattttgatggcAGGAACTCTTGCTTTTGGGTTGGGTTTGGGGGCATGGCCAATCTTGGGACTGGCTGGTTGGGGATACAAATAAGCAGCAGAGCCTGGCCCACTCTGAGGTTTGCTGGGAGGGCTTGGGTGGAGGGCTTGCTTGTCTGTACCCATCCTTTTTCCTTCTGGGCAAGTGATGTATGTAGCGTGAGTCTTGACTGCTCAATAACCTTCCTTCTTTTTGCAGCAGAGGCCAGGGGGCTACATTGTGAGGTGGTGCTGGGGATTGCTCCACAACTCTGGGGCTCTGCAGCAGCTGTGGTCAGGCAGCCCATAAAGTTTACTTGCTGGTTGTGTCCCCGTCCCCGCACTCCCACAATGATGTGGATTTTGCCCAGCTACTTTAATCAAGGCAAGTTCTTGTGTTCAGGACGAGCTTTGAGGCAACGCTTCCCAAGCAGATGTGGAGCAATCCCTTGCCCGGGGCAGCGGGGCCATGGGAGCCTCCTTCAGAATCCTTCGTGTGTGGTATATGTCTTTGGGGGCGGGTGGGCTTGTTTATGTGCAGTCTGGATAATGGCATTTCcctttgccctcccctcccccctggatACCCCTCCTAATCTGTTGCAGCGGCATACAAGCACGCCGATGGGAAAAAAATAGATGGAAGGCGGGTGCTGGTGGACGTAGAGAGAGGCCGCACGGTGAAGGGATGGCGCCCACGCAGGCTTGGTAAGTGTGTGCAGAGAGTTATACCATGCTTGCCGCCAGTTTTTCTGCCCCACCCTTGTTCCCGATAGTTGCAAGACCCTAgaagtctttgggggggggcagacatcaGCGCTGCTAGATGGCTGCATTCTGGCCACCAAGGATGTTGACATTTAGTAAGTGGAGATCAAACAATCTAGAAGACAAACTGAGGGAGCTAAATATGTCCAGCCCAGAAAGAAGGAAACTGAAACATAGGGAGTTGTGTACTTAAAAGTGTCTTAATTCCTATGTTTTCTGAGGGTGGGCCAAGAATGGTTAGGTCTTAACTAGAGGAAAGTAGACTTgagttaaatgtttctttgaaaaGCTGCTTACATGTGGGAGCTGTTTGCCAGTGGAGAAATGCTGTTGAAAGGTAGAGAAATACGTAGTGCTTGAGAAGTTTTCAAGATACTGTTATGCTGGGTAGGCATCTGTTGATGTTTTCTGTGAAGGTTGTTGTGTTGGGCCAGAGGTACTAGTCGATTCTTAGTCAGATTCTGGAAAGAAGGTAAATGATGGACGTGAACTGTTCCAAGGTGCTTTCATCCTTCCTTCTGATCCCTCCATTTGGCAAGGTCTGCTTTCTGTATGTTTTTTGCGAGGCAGGAGAAATTGTTGTCACTGCATATGGCTCAGAAACCAGGAGagatccttttctctctctctctctctggtttcaGGTGAGTTCAATTTAAGCAAGATATATTAGAACTAGAACAGCACACACTGGGCATACAAGTCTGAAGGACGATGTTTCTTCCAGCCCTGGCCTTCTAATTGTGAACAAGCCTGGAAAGATCCAAcattctttcccctcctttgcaGGTGGTGGTCTCGGTGGCACCCGGCGAGGAGGTGCTGACGTCAACATCAGACATTCAGGCCGGGATGACACCTCCCGATATGATGAACGGTGAGTTGAGTTGCATAAAGTAGAACAGAGTGGTATCACTTGCCAATCTCCCTCTCCCCTCAAAAAGTTACAGTGTTGTAGGAATTTCATTTCTAATACAAGAGAATGATTGGTGGCAGCTCCCATTCAAAGTATTACTTAGCACAAACTTTGTGCTAAATGTACAGAAGGCTTTACAGGCTTATGGTCAAAAGCAAATATCCAAGCATTTAAAATTAGAACATTTCTCAATTGCTGCTAGACCCTCCTCTTGCATCTCTTAAAAATTAAATACACACAAAATGGGACAGATTGAATAGATTTGTATGtctcaaccctccccccccccttgattgtAAAGATAAGGGTATGAAACCAGATTCTGTGATTAAGGTAGTTTGGATTGCAAGCCTTTTATTGTGTGTTGCTTTTGTATAATGCTAGACCATGGAAGACATGACAGTTAAACCAGTTTGTAGTGCAGACGTGTCCTTGTATAGATGCCATGTTCATTCATGGGTTTCCTCTTGCATTGTGCAGTGCCAAAATAATAGTTAAAGACAATTACTTGACATTTGAGAAAGTACATTCTGTCCcctcaccaccaccccggctcacAGGGACCGAGACCGCGAACGGGAGCGTGATCGCCGAGACCGCAGCCGAGACCGGGACAAAGAGCGGGAACGCCGTCGCAGCCGATCCCGGGAGCGCCGGCGGCGGACGCGGAGCCGAGAGAAAGATGAGCGGAAGCGCAGCCGGGAGCGCAGCAAGGATAAAGACCGGGAGCGCAAGCGCCGCAGCCGTTCCAGGGATCGCAAGCGGGACCGGGACCGGGACAGAGACAAGAAGGAAGAGCTGCCAGAAGTGGCTGAGGCCCAGCCTGATGAGGCCACCCTTGGCGAGATGGGCGTAGATGGGCTGGAGGTGAAACCCGaagtgggggaagagaagggcaGGGACAGAGACAGGGACAGGGaaagggatagagagagggatcGGCGGCGCAGCCATCGCGACAAAGACAGAGACAGGGATCGTGACAGAGAGCGCCGTCGTGATAGGGACAGAGATAGGGACCGTGACAGGGAGCACAAGCGGGAGCggggggagcggggaggggaTAAACGGGAAGAGAGGGGGCAGGACAATGGCATGGGAGAGGCCTTGGAAGAAACCAGCCAGGATATGTTCCTGGACCAAGAATCCATGCAGTCAGCTGATGGTTATTTGTCCACTGAGAATGGATATATGATGGAGCCCCCGATGGAGTGATGAATGAGACGCTTCCGTGCCCCATGTGGTCCAGCCAGGTGAGGCTTTTGTCTCCCAGGCCGCCTAACCAATGAGGCCCCATCAGCCAGTTGATGTAATTGATTTTAACTGGTTTTGTTTAGAAGGGTAAGTGTTTCAGTTCTGCCTGTCCTACCCCATTTCTTAACATGTAACCTTCCACGGATCCCTTGTGTATTTGgatatttttctttaaacaaGAATAAAGTGGTGTTAATTGTTTTCTTCTCCATGTGAAGTGTGTCTGCAGAGGCTCTGCTGGATTCCAGGTTGTCAGCGGCTCAGACATCCACAAAGAAGGACTTGGTTATATGTCAAACGCATTACTGTTGCTAGAAGCTTTACTGGTAATGGAGTAATGATTCAGCTTTTTGCTTGCAGTGAAAAGttaggggggaagcagcagcaattgGAAATGAACCGAAAGACATTGAGAACTTCATTCTGTGAATTCAGTTATAGGAGTGGTATAACAGGAAGATAGTGACCAAATGCTAAAAATAGGTTAGGAGGAAGTATTTCAAAAGGGACTGATGAAAAAGGCGAGCAGGGTTCATCCCTGCACTGAAATTAAGCTCAAGTTTATTTAGACTTTGCCTAATGATGGCATCTGTGAGGAAGGTGCTCTAAGAAGTTTAGGTTTTGTCATGGATAATAGCCAAGGTTTGGGAGTATTTAATTTGGAGCCCAGCAATAGGAAGAAAGTCTAGTTCCAGTGTTGTCAAGGCTGTGTATTTTGTACTGAAAGAAACTAGTTCTGTGTCCAAGTAATCCAAATTTTACATTAAGAAAAGTTGACTGTCGCAATTTGTATGTTCAGaagtatgcattttaaaattatttttaataatttattcTAAGTGATAGGCAAGGCCGGGGACAAGATTTACACCTGCAACTCACTGGGCATGTTTTAGCCAGCCCTCTTGTGTTTCAAGATCTTTGCCAGTACTGCTCCATGCACTTTCAAGTATTTCTTTGAAGCTGTGTTGGTAAGGCCCAGAATCCTGTTTTTGTCATATGAAAGCAGAAATTCCTAGGAAACCCTAGTGTACACATAACCCAGCTAGCACTGGCAGCTCAGAAGTTGGAGTCGTGGCTTGGCAGTAAGGCCTAGAGGTGGCGACTGAAAGCTGTAGTGATGAGTAGATTACACTGGACGAGCAGAATCAAAGGCTTCTGGTGCCCTTACTACCACCTCCCCTGAATACAAAATATATCTACGAAGAGAATGGTTAGGCTGAGATGGAGGCATTAAGAAATACCTTTTATGATACTTCAGCAGGGGCCTACCTTTTTTGCAGGGTCTTAATATCATTTGTTTAGGGAAGTGGACATTTTCATGGCTCATCGTCCTTCACGTACTACATCTCTACTGCAGCATAATTTAATAGGAGGGCAGGCTTCTACAAGCAGAATTTGGCAAGGAGGCAAGCTGCATACAGCTGCTAGCCTAAACTGGTACTGGAGTAGAGAATTGCATACGGATGCCTGGAACAGTAGCAGAGTGTGTGGGAGAAGTGTAGGCTATGAGCATGGGCTGTGGAACTGCTTAAAAGCCCCATCTGCTGGTCTGTATCTGAGCTGTTTACCATGCTATTTTTCTCTTGTGTGGGAAGCCTGTTGGAGAAAAATCAAGTGCTTTGCTAGAGAACATTTTTATCCCATATGAAAATCCCACAGGCAGactaatatataaaaaattgtatcTCATGAGAGCAGATCTGTAGGGGGACTATGCAGGGAGGGGCTGTTTGGCACTTCCATGGCCCCTGCCTGATCTACTCACCCAGCTACCAAGAGAGAGTTTGCTTTGCCTTGGTTTGTCCTGTTAGATACCTGCCTGCAGCTTAAAGTGTTTGCTGATTGCAGTGATACTTCTTGAATGTTGACGGACTGCCCATCAGCTGAGGCATGGGGGTGGTCCAGAGCCTGCCTTACTGTAGCAGCAGACTTTACATGTCTGGCAGAGTTGACTGGTGGGGTTGCTGCCTTTGGGGAGGTAAAGGGGCACGCACCCATCAGTCAGGAGAGGGAATTGTAGGTCAAGCATTGCAGGAGACAGGCCCATGACCTGGTGATAGCCTGGAGAAAGGGAATTTTTGTTTAGTTCCCCTAGAGTGAGGTGAAGAGGAGTGTGGCATGCACTTTCTACTTGGCCTTTTTATTATCTGTGGCCTAATCTAGCTGTGTAGGTGACACTTAATGATGGCACTAGGTTGTATCTGGGTCGGCAGGTAGCAGGGAGTTGAGTAGATGCCCCAGTTTCAGTGGTGGTGGGCCAGGGAAGGTATAGTTGGAGTGGAAGGGCTGACCACCATCTGGGACAGAGATGGTCCCCTGTtgcagccttcctcctccttcagaaGTTACTGGCTCCCCTGGTTTGGTGGTGTTATAAATGAATGCCACAACAGTCCACAATAGGACCATGCTCATCCATGACTTAATTGCGGATGAAGGGGGTGCACTTGGTGCCACTGATCTGACTCAGCTGTGCCCATCTGGATACTCAATACACCAGTCTAGACTGGGtcaagagtgagagagagagagagtgtgtgtgtgtgtgtgtgtgtgtgtgtgttagctatCATAGAAGCACCAtctcctttaccagaatacctcTTGATGTTGGGGTGGTCTTAGAGGTCTGCGTCTGGTGGTGGGCTTGAAAGACAAATTGGGGGTGCTGCTGGTCTACTGACCACCCTGTTGCCCAGTGGCATCCCTAACCAAGCTGGCAGAGGTGATCTCTGACATGGTGTTAAGAGGATCGTAGGACAACAGTCGAGGATGACTTCAGTATCTAtgtgggtgctgctgctgggccaGTTTAGGACCTCGTGGTcacatgacaaccatggggctgtctcaaATTGACATTGGTCCAACATTCGAAGGTTTGGAAGGGCACACCCTTGATGGAGTCTTTACCCCC is a genomic window containing:
- the SNRNP70 gene encoding U1 small nuclear ribonucleoprotein 70 kDa isoform X2, coding for MTQFLPPNLLALFAPRDPIPYLPPLEKLPHEKHHNQPYSGIAPYIREFEDPRDAPPPTRAETREERMERKRREKIERRQQEVETELKMWDPHNDPNAQGDAFKTLFVARVNYDTTESKLRREFEVYGPIKRIYMVYNKHSGKPRGYAFIEYEHERDMHSAYKHADGKKIDGRRVLVDVERGRTVKGWRPRRLGGGLGGTRRGGADVNIRHSGRDDTSRYDERDRDRERERDRRDRSRDRDKERERRRSRSRERRRRTRSREKDERKRSRERSKDKDRERKRRSRSRDRKRDRDRDRDKKEELPEVAEAQPDEATLGEMGVDGLEVKPEVGEEKGRDRDRDRERDRERDRRRSHRDKDRDRDRDRERRRDRDRDRDRDREHKRERGERGGDKREERGQDNGMGEALEETSQDMFLDQESMQSADGYLSTENGYMMEPPME
- the SNRNP70 gene encoding U1 small nuclear ribonucleoprotein 70 kDa isoform X1, translating into MTQFLPPNLLALFAPRDPIPYLPPLEKLPHEKHHNQPYSGIAPYIREFEDPRDAPPPTRAETREERMERKRREKIERRQQEVETELKMWDPHNDPNAQGDAFKTLFVARVNYDTTESKLRREFEVYGPIKRIYMVYNKHSGKPRGYAFIEYEHERDMHSAYKHADGKKIDGRRVLVDVERGRTVKGWRPRRLGGGLGGTRRGGADVNIRHSGRDDTSRYDERTFCPLTTTPAHRDRDRERERDRRDRSRDRDKERERRRSRSRERRRRTRSREKDERKRSRERSKDKDRERKRRSRSRDRKRDRDRDRDKKEELPEVAEAQPDEATLGEMGVDGLEVKPEVGEEKGRDRDRDRERDRERDRRRSHRDKDRDRDRDRERRRDRDRDRDRDREHKRERGERGGDKREERGQDNGMGEALEETSQDMFLDQESMQSADGYLSTENGYMMEPPME